One segment of Lytechinus pictus isolate F3 Inbred chromosome 13, Lp3.0, whole genome shotgun sequence DNA contains the following:
- the LOC135156399 gene encoding uncharacterized protein LOC135156399 → MAEIEVKKLKIAELRKELTDKGLSSKGNKAELVERLTEFLEVDGAEAVLDNERQVDPDVLTAEDDVDDLLNQDEVSLIDKFTNLCLSAGA, encoded by the exons ATGGCGGAGATTGAAGTTAAAAAGCTGAAG ATTGCAGAGCTACGGAAAGAGCTCACCGACAAGGGCCTTAGCTCAAAGGGTAACAAGGCTGAACTGGTGGAAAGGTTAACAGAGTTTCTTGAAGTTGATG GTGCTGAAGCTGTCTTAGACAATGAACGACAAGTAGATCCAGATg TCCTTACAGCAGAAGATGACGTGGACGACTTATTAAATCAGGATGAGGTGAGTCTCATCGACAAGTTTACAAATCTTTGCCTCAGTGCGGGTGCTTAA